AAGTGTTGGAATGCCAAGCTCTAAGGATTACGAGAGAAACTCAGGCCTAAATGGTTAAATGTTCAGAAGGCCAAAGATATGCCTCTTCCGTCAATATTTTATACTAGTGTGCATGGCTTTGGAGACAGTGCTGTACATTTCTAAGAATACATTACATTGGTCTTTTACAATGTCCCCAAAGCTGCAGAGAAAATACATTAATCTACCTTTGAGTTAGAGAAATGAAAGCATTGTTATGATTAGTTTTGATGCAATACCTATTCCTCTACAGAGAGCTGATCATTAGAGCTGGCTTTTTCTTTTTATGCACTTCTACAGCTTTGACTTGTCAATGTGTACCgaccgtgcacacacacacttacgcatGCACGcctgcatacatacacacacacacacacacacgcatacacatacacacatctagAACTGTTGGAACTAGGAGTAGACTGATGACAGCAGGGTAATAAATGGATCTATTAGTGAATAACAAGAAGGGTTAGCCTGATCCTGCTGATCCACTGTCTTCCCCTCCAAAATGCCCAGTTGTCCTCTATAACTTAGTAAAAGAGGGTAATCATGCCGCCATTTTGGGACAAAATTGACCCACCAGAATCGCTTAAATGCTTGAGAAAGCAGTATCTTTCCGTGTTTTATTGCTACATCAATATGCTACTGAAAAGTAAAGTATAGTTTTCGATTCTGGGGATGCACCGTGTGTgaatatttagggaatagggtgccatttcagacacttgcaccatatagggaatagggtgccatttcagacccaCTTCTAGTGTCGTGTTCAGTAGTGTGGAGTAGTGGTTAAGGAACTCAGCCAGAGGGAGAGATATCAATGTGCTGCCCTTAGAAATATTGGCCCTAATGTCCAGTACATTTGGTAACATTGATTGGGGTTTGTAGATTAACAAGAGATATGTTCCAATAGAACATTCCAATAGAACGTTCCAATAGAACATTCCATTTTTTTCTCCATCAGAAAGTGTGCCTCGTTCAATTGACGGAGTTGAAGTTTGTCCCCAGCTAATGCTCTAtcctataccacacacacacacacacacacacacacacacacacacacacacacacacacacacacacacacacacacacacacacacacacacacacacacacacacacacacacagttaaacacACACGCTGAGTTCCCATTGACTAGTCAAAGCTGTCTGCCACCACACCACAGAGGTCCCCAACAAAACCAGAAACTGCTCTGCTATATCCGAGCCTGCAGCCACAACAACAGGTAGAGGTGAGGGAGGTCTGGGGGTCAGGTTAGGCAAGATAAGCAGGATAAGGGGTGATAGGATAGGGGTGAGGTAGGGTGTGGTGTAGGGGTTAGGACAGGAGAAAGTCAGGAAGTCAGCCACGACAGGAACGTATACAGTCTACTTCCTGGTTCCAGGGAATAAGCGCCAATGGGGACATTGGGGATGGGGGGGGACCACAGCCGCTGTTTGCTGGGGGGGTGGCTGATGACGGCGTAGCGTGGGCTGGGGGGGTGCGTGCTGGGGCAATGTTAGGGGGGTAGGAAAGGACTAGGAGGGTACGCGGGGCTGGGGTGATAGAGGGCTGATTGGAGGTGTGGCCCTCAGGGGCCCCCTGGTGGCCCCTAGCAGTGGTGCGGCTGCAGTCTGTGGGAGGAATGCTGTGTGTAGCTGGCGTCGCTGGAGCTGCTCTGCAGGttgtagtcctcctcctcctcctcctcctcctcctcctccaggagGCCGTCGTCACTGATGCTCTCGTCCACGCTGTCCCCCTCACCCAGCTCACCCTCGCCCAGGGGGGACTCCATGCCTTCAATGTCCACCTCTGtatcgagagagagggagacagacaaacTGTTAGCCTCCACATTTCATGGAATCAAATCAATAACTACAACAGGACTTTCAGAGAGATAGAAAcaaaaacaaagagagagagatggaagagagggagaaggagggagagggagataaatagagagagagagatggagtgtgtgtgtgtgtgtgtgtgtgtgtgtgtgtgtgtgtgtgtgtgtgtgtgtgtgtgtgtgtgtgtgtgtgtgtgtgtgtgtgtgtgtgtgtgtgtgtgtgtgtgtgtgtgtgtgtgtgagaggggagacagagagaggggtacaaAACAGCGTTGTTGTATTTTGTTCGTGTTGAACTTTGAGGAGCCCTCTCTGTGTGTCGCCGGGCGGATTAGGGCCGGATTTAGACGGTCATTAAGTTTGTATAACAGGCAGGTCTCTGTACTACCTCCAGTAATCCCTCCCCCTACTGATAAGCATCCCCCACGTGTTTACCACCCTCATGATCAGTAAACAACAACACCCGTCTCCTACCCAGGGGCCTCCAGGAGCCAAGTAGGAGAGATACTGTATACATTTcttccactaattggtattttgacaaaTCACATCAGATTTTTTCACATcatatatttttcagagctgatctgattggtcaaaagaccaattagtgaagaaaatatcagaattggactGCATGTGCAAACGCAGCCATAGAGCTTGGTCACCTCGGttcccattttttttaaatggctggAACGTGGTCATATGATTCGAGAGAAGCCATCCATGTAATCGCCCCATAAACTGTCATTTTGAGAGTTTCATACAAAAACCTTGAGGGATTAATTTAAATTAACTTCATTTGGGATAAGCAGACGGAGCAGACGTGGCATCCTTAACTGCACCAGCCCCTTATAGCTCAGCCTAGTTCCAGTCTAGCTCCAGTCTAGCTCCATTCTAGTTCCAGCCTAGCTCCAGCCTAGCTCCATCCTAGTTCCAGCCTAGCTCCAGCCTAGCTCCAGCCTAGTTCCAGCCTAGCTCCATCCTAGTTCCAGCCTAGCTCAGCCTAGTTCCATTCTAGTTCCAGTCTAGTTCCAGCCTAGCTCCAGCCTAGCTCCAGCCTAGTTCCAGCCTAGTTCCAGCCTAGTTCCAGTCTAGTTCCAGCCTAGCTCAGCCTAATTCCATCCTAGTTCCAGTCTAGTTCCAGCCTAGCTCCAGCCTAGCTCAGCCTAGTTCCATCCTAGTTCCAGCCTAGCTCCATCCTAGTTCCAGTCTAGTTCCAGCCTAGCTCCATCCTAGTTCCAGCCTAGCTCCAGCCTAGCTCCATTCTAGCTCCAGCCCAGCTCCAGCCTAGTTCCAGTCTAGCTCCATCCTAGCTCCAGCCTAGCTCCATCCTAGTTCCAGTCTAGCTCCAGCCTAGCTCCATTCTAGCTCCAGCCCAGGTCCAGCCTAGTTCCATTCTAGCTCCAGCCTAGTTCCATTCTAGCTCCAGCCCGGCTCCAGCCTAGTTCCATTCTAGCTCCAGCCCGGCTCCAGCCTAGTTCCATTCTAGCTCCAGCCTAGCTCCAGCCTAGTTCCAGCCTAGTTCCATTCTAGCTCCAGCCTAGCTACAGCCTAGTTCCATTCTAGCTCCATCCTAGTTCCAGTCTAGCTCCAGCCTAGTTCCATTCTAGCTCCAGCCTAGTTCCATTCTAGCTCCATTCTAGTTCCAGCCTAGCTCCAGCCTAGTTCCATTCTAGCTCCATCCTAGTTCCAGCCCAGCTCCAGCCTAGTTCCATTCTAGCTCCATCCTAGTTCCAGCCCAGCTCCAGCCTAGTTCCATTCTAGCTCCAGCCTAGTTCCATTCTAGCTCCAGCCTAGTTCCATTCTAGTTCCAGCCTAGCTCCAGCCTAGCTACAGCCCGGCTCCAGCCTAGTTCCATTCTAGCTCCAGCCTAGCTACAGTCCGGCTCCAGCCTAGTTCCATTCTAGCATCAGTCTAGCTCCAGCCTAGTTCCATTCTAGCTCCAGCCTAGCTACAGTCCGGCTCCAGCCTAGTTCCAGTCTAGCATCAGTCTAGCTCTAGCCCGGCTCCAGTCTAGCTACAGCCTCTGTGTTTAGTAATAGTGTGAGTGGCAGCAGAGTAGCTTGACCTTGACCCCCTTGCGTGACCTCTAAACCAGGCCGGGCTCAGCAGGAGTGTGTGGTCTTCACCGGGGGTCAAGAGgggcgtagtgtgtgtgtgtttacaggtgtgtgtgtgtttgtagatgtgtgtgtgtgtgtgtacagagcaaTAAAGTGGACagtagttctctctgtgtgtgtgtgtgtgtgtgtgtgtgtgtgtgtgtgtgtgtgtgtgtgtgtgtgtgtgtgtgtgtgtgtgtgtgtgtgtgtgtgtgtgtgtgtgtgtgtgtgtgtgtgtgtgtgtgtgtgtgtgtgtgtgtgtgtgtacagagcaaTACACTGGCCTGTAGTTCTCTCAGGCTCTGTACAGATTGAGGTGTAGGCGAAAGCACTATAGGAGTCCATCaagtcaacactgtgtccagaaCAGACAGGGAAGGAGAGGCATCACAATAGACTAGAGCATGGTAGAGGGAACTAGGTTGTATCAAGGGCCTGGAGGCTTCAGGGCAGTATCTACTCTATGTAGTAGAGGTCGAGGTCAGGCAGAGTCCTGCACTGAAGCTGTGGATAGTATTGATCTCCATTACATGTGGATCAGTGCTTCTGCTAGATAAGGAGTGGTTCAGTGGACTATTCAGCTGTTTTAAGGAACGGTTATATCAGATCAAGTGAAGAGGTCAGGGCCCCTCAAGCCGAGTCAGTGGCTTTAACGAAGCTGCGAACAATATAGAGAATTGGTCTGTATAACTTGGCTTGGTTATATACAGATGGGGTCTGTGACCTGTTTGCATTATGTATGGATCAGTGGCTATACACAGTATAGGGATTTATGTGTctatacagatgtaagatcttaatttgatcaccctgttgcaggataactatCTTTTGCAGGAGAATAATTgtggtgtatttgaggtttaaaaaggcttctaaagtttattATTTCCACTTTGTAATTTCAGACCTGATTTCCctttacaaaaaatgtatcaacccctacaaaaatattaattaattataatccacataataattcacattttcctgctgtagcaaactggctcactGGTACTGGTAGATCATTGGCTAAGGTAATGCAGTGGTGTATAGAGGTTCTGTTTGATGTTGTTTGGTGCTGTTTGGTGCTGTTTGGTAATGTTTGGTGCTGTTTGGTGCTGTTTGGTACCGTTTGGAACTGTTTGGAACTGTTTGGTACTGTTTGGTGCTGCTTGGTGCTGTTTGGTGCTGTTTGGTGCTGTTTGGTGCTGCTTGGTGCTGTTTGGTGCTGTTTGGTGCTGTTTGGTGCTGTTTGGTGCTGCTTGGTGCTGTTTGGTGCTGTTTGGTACTGTTTGGTGCTGTTTGGTGCTGTTTGGTACTGTTTGGTGCTGTTTGGTACTGTTTGGTGCTGTTTGGTGCTGTTTGGTGCTGTTTGTAACAtactatatcttgtggaaaagATTAATTCTGTGCTAGAAAATACTGAGTGTTCTACTCAAGCGCTGCAGTGCTGCTAGTTCtcgctcccctcccctcccctccccttgaCCACTAATTAGTTCATTTGCGGTCATTGACTTGACCTAAAGAATCCCCACACCTGGTTCTAGTGATCCACATCAGTTGTTAAATCAAAGGGGGGTCAAAGGATAAATTAAAACCACATTCATAGGTTACTAAAGGCTTCAGGGAGCCGCGTGTGTGCGTCATGCATATGTCCCAGCGTACCTTGCTCTGAGTACCTTGTATGTCGTGTGTCATGCGGGTGTCCCAGCGTACCTTGCTCTGAGTACCTTGTGTGTCATGCGTATGTCCCAGCGTACCTTGCTCTGAGTACCTTGTATGTCATGTGTCATGCGGGTGTCCCAGCGTACCTTGCTCTGAGTCGGTGGAGATGGTGGAGCCTAGGCTGTCGGTTCGGGTACGTTCCACGCCTCCAGGCatcaccagctgttccagacgtcGTTTGAGGTAGCGGTGCTCTCTCTGGAGCTGCTCTTTGGTGTTCAGAGCCTTTCTGTCTGCCTCCTCCAGCTTCTACagggggaacacacacacatttagaatGACattgggccacacacacacacacacacacacacacacacacacacacacacacacacacacacacacacacacacacacacacacacacacacacacacacacacacaaaatacacacacacacacacacacacacacacacacacacacacacacacacacacacacacacacacacacacacacacacacacacacacacacacacacacacacacacacacacacacacacacacacacacacacacacacacatttagaatGACATtggggcacacatacacacaccacacacatacacacatttagaatGACATTggggcacacacactcacacacacacacacacacacatttagaatGGTattggggcacacacacacacatttagaatGGTattggggcacacacacacacacattcacacatttaGAATGGTATTggggcacacacactcacacacatttagAATGGTattggggcacacacacacacatttagaatGGTattggggcacacacacacacacattcacacatttaGAATGGTATTggggcacacacactcacacacatttagAATGGTATTggggcacacacactcacacacatttagAATGGTATTggggcacacacactcacacacacatttagaatGGTATtggggcacacatacacacatttagaatGGTATTggggcacacacactcacacacatttagAATGGTattggggcacacacacacacacacacacacacatttagaatGGTATTGgggcacacatacacatttataatgacattggggcacacacacacatttagactGACATTGGGGCAAACACACATTTTACACATGACAGATGTGTTCAAATGCATGTGTATTTGAGTATCTGGTATTTAATATACTTTTTCTGTGTATttcagtattttcaaatacacagaCCAAAACAAGTACTTTTATTTGTGTACTTGAATGGTTATTTGTATTTTCAAATAGTTCTTTCAAATACTGTTttcaaatacctgggttaaatgcaCAGGAGTGTATTTTAGTCAGTGTATTTTGAGAATTTTTAAATACTatccaagtgtatttccaaatacattaaaatattcaactacttgtgttttcaaataaaacatttcagaatgcTTATTTCAAAtgtatgtgaaagtaattgagatatttgaaatagtatttgaaccccgGTCTGACCCTTGATGGAGTTTTTATTAGGAACAACAATGAAACACTGTCAATACAAAAAACCTGAATATTTGTGAGTTCATTATGTGCTTGCACTCATGAATTATTGATTTAACTGAAATCATTCTTCATATGATCATATAGATTTACTTCTGATAGCTCAAACTCAGCTGTTTGGAGGTTGAGCAATACGCACACACGTGCATGTTCTCACATTAGTGATTATAATAAGGAAGTGAAACCATAGCAACAACATGACTTCAGCTGACCCAACGGCAGATATTACTCACACACTACCCAGATTGTGACACAATTCCAACCAAGGGATTTTTAAACAGGGGAAGAACAAGAAAACGAACCGAGCGCTGTAATCCCGTGCTTTTAGAGATTCCTACCAACCAAACTAAAACCGTAGATATTACAGCACCAGTACACCAGAGGACAGGCCTATGTATCGTAAACAGGATGTGAAGAGTTAAAAGAGGGTTTTTCCACCGACCACACGCTCTCACCCAACAAGGTCCGTGCAACAGCTGTGGAGAACTAGACTGTAACCATCTGAAGTCTACTGCATCGCAACGGTAAAGCCACAAGCTGGAATTCGTTTTTGCAACTAAAGTACAGCCCTGCCACTTGGTTTGATATAAAGTTGAGGGACCTGGTTAGAGAAATGTAACCGATCCCAAATTTATCGATGAAGTTCTATTCTTTAAGACTCAGTCCGCTGTAATTTCAGATTGTACCTTTAATGCAGGAAGTAAACAATGTTTTGGCGCTTGCGGTTTCGTAGCAGTTCAAAAAAGAGTATCCACTTCCCTTTGTAACGGTCCTTCTGCGGTCCTGTTTACCGACTGTATTAAGCTTCCCACCGCcatttcaacatctagttttggttaacatttggttgagttgtcaactaatgtgaaatcaacaaaaatgtTCCCATGTCATTGCAttaaggttaaaagttgggtgaaaaagacTAAATTCCCTTaggttgattacttttttcaaatccagtcAGTTTTCCACgctgattcaatgtcatcaccaTTTTTTGGTTGAAAGGACATTGAAACAGCGTTGATTCAAtctgtttttgcccagtgggttgtcaCTTGGTGTACATGAGCTGCAACAAGTAATGAACTGTAGAGGTGGTTGACCCAAAGCCAACCCCAAATCCAATTATAACGTTCGACCGCATATCTAAAAATCATCCCCATCTGACTCCAGATTTTTTTCGATGTTCTAAAAGTTTCTCTTTGTTGACTTATCATTTGTAACGAgcaagttttttttttcttccctggTCTGGGGAATGGGAATGCAACTTTTTGCACGCTAGCCATTCTTTTAGGGCTTAACGGCTCTGATTGAAAGATTAGAGTATGTTTTCTTATTTTAGGAgagcgagaaacagagagagacagagagacttaaAAAgaaagatgtagagagagagagtaagtgcCTGGCGGTGCAGGGAGACTCTCTGAGGAAACAGCAACTGAGCTCTGAGCCTCTGAGGTAGGATCAGGAGGTACTTCCTGAGGACAGGGAGACATTCCTGAcctacttcctgtctgtctgtctgtcagtgggtAACTCTCTGGGGTCCtttaaaaagaaaaggaaaagcTCCGATGCAATCATTTATTCACCTCTGGAGTCCGACTGGGCCCAGTGGCATAATTATGACTTATTATGATTACAGTACACCCTTTCAAAGGCCTGTGGTTTTGTGATTTGACGTTCAAGAACTTTCAGTTTCCGTTGTTCTGGAATTACAGTATAAGATTATGTCTGTGGCCCGTAGAATTACAAACTATAGAATGATCTTTCAAAAGATCATGGTGACATTATATTTTGTTCATTCTAGTAATTGTACTTCTACACTGATGTCCCTGATACGGCAATTCTAGAATTCTGGTTGTGGCTCTGTGTGGTCGTGGTACCTTGATGTGCATCTTGGCTCTTTTCAGCAGGCTCAGTGTGGTGTGTCTAGTGCTGTCCGGACCCAAAGGAACCAGCTCCTTCAGCTGCTCAAGGTACAGCCGTAGTTTGGCACGTCTGTAACACAAACAACCAGAGGTGGAGAGTGGTGAGGGAGTGAGTTGAGTCAGCAACACGTACAGGAAAGGCTCCTACACTGCAGGGTCAACACAGGTGAACTAGAGAGATCCTTTTGAAGTCATCTGTGTGGTAGAAACACAAAGGAGTACAAATACAcgcagagactgagaggagatggggaagGAGAGTAGATGGCAGAGGTTCGCTAGAGAGCGATCCTAATCACGTGACCGTTCTGTTGGTTTTCATGTCATACTTTCGTCTGGAACTCAACCACAATGCTTATCGGGTGGGGtgtggtggagggaggggggggggggtcatgtcaAAGTGAAACATGCTGGGAGCATACACATCCTGGTTGCAACCACTGTCAAATCCGGGGGTGGAGAAATGTCACCCTAGCGCATTTGCAATGCAAACCCTTCCTATACGCATGACAAAGGGCAGAGTCTCATATTCCGTCAGCACTCTATAGGGTGTTCACCCATAAAATAATGAATTCATTCAAGTTTTATACAAATATGTTCATTCCGGCAGAAAAACAATAGTCCAAACCCCATGTCTCTACCATATGTGGTTCCAACGTTACAGACGATTCACTCTGAGAATGTAGCATGTTTACGGTGAAGGGAATGTCATCACAGGCATGATCAACAAGTGGTCACTGCTCCATAGAACTCTGTGGCGCTGCTCCAGGGCAGACCGGCGCTAACGTCGATCGTCAACTGACAAGCTAACTAGTGGCTGCAGGttcgtgagtgaaaacatgggCTTTTTCTACATGAAATCCGCTGAATACAAAACTAAATAGGgactaaatatatatttatttacaaaGAGTATTTCCCTTTAAATTGCCATAGAAACGTCCTCTGTCAACATAGATTGATCGCCAATATAGACAATGAAAGCCAAGGATATCAAGTTGATTTTGATTGGTCCAACCAGCGGCAACACCTACAAATGGTACCGCCCCACAACACCAAATATGGAAGAGCTACAACCAAGAGCGGCGCAGTCTAAACTAGCAACTGTCCCAGCAAATTAACGCTCTTACTTCATCAACACTGTCAAGAACAAGTATATTAATGTTTTAATATTGTAGAGAACAATCTAATGATTCATTCTATGTAATGTATAATGACATAGGGCAAAGAAATCTAGTGTTTGACATTCCTTTTGTAGCACCCTCTTGAATTGCCCTGTTTTTCTCTACGTTGTACGGTGAACGTCCTACACTCTATAACACCTAGCTTCCCCAACTGctcttatcacacacacacacacacacacacacacacacacacacacacacacacacacacacacacacacacacacacacacacacacacacacacacacacacacacacacacacacacacactttctattCTCCATACATCCCCACACACACGCTCCCACACACTCAAGCTTGTGGATGGAGTGTGTTGAGAGAGCGGCGAGGGTCGAgcgcaggtcacacacacacacacacacacacacacacacacacacacacacacacacacacacacacacacacacacacacactctccttctGCAGGTTTAATGGCCTGTCCAAACAACACAGCCATGCAGGTTGCATAAGCCCCGACAGTcgcagtgtgtgagtgtgctttCTGTCACATTATGTcattgtacagagagagagagagagagagagagagagagagagagagagagagagagagagagagagagagagagagagagagagagagagagagagagagagagagagagagagagagagagagagagagagagagagagagagagagagagagagagagaggggacaataTGCTTGTGTTGAGCGCTGCCTCTGGTAGCAGGAGAGCCAAAGAGATGGGTAACGTCCCAatcggcaccctattccctacatagtgcacaatgGGCTctgaaaaagtagtgcactatctagggaatagggtgccattttgggatgcaGTCCGGGGCCTTTTACGTCAACTCGTGAGCAAACGGTTGAGCTAACAAGCACCCAAAATTAATTGTAAACTGCAAATTGAAAAGGTTAATCAAACATCAATAATGTGTGGGCCTTGGTCTCAcaatggggggaggagaggaggagaggaggagaggaggagaggtggtgcAGGAATACAAGCTGACCATTTATGACCAGCCAGGGATGAAGagatgatggagggatggagagatgaatgaACGAGGCTCGGGCAATATGCTAGAGATGATACTCCACCACCATAAAACATGAAATCAACATTTAAGGAGAGATATTATCTTGATGCATGTTTTAATCAACAGTAAAGGAGAGATATTATCTTGATGCATGTTTTAATCAACAGTAAAGGAGAGATAATATCTTGATGCATGTTTTAATCAACATTTAAGGAGAGATATTATCTTGATGCATGTTTTAATCAACATTTAAGGAGAGATAATATCTTGATGCATGTTTTAATAAACAGTAAAGGAGAGATATTATCTTGATGCATGTTTTAATCAACAGTAAAGGAGAGATAATATCTTGATGCATGTTTTAATCAACATTTAAGGAGAGATATTATCTTGATGCATGTTTTAATCAACATTTAAGGAGAGATAATATCTTGATGCATGTTTTAATAAACATTTAAGGAGAGATATTATCTTGATGCATGTTTTAATCAACATTCAAGGAGAGATAATATCTTGATGCATGTTTTAATCAACATTTAAGGAGATATTATCTTGATGCATGTTTTAATCAACAGTTAAGGAGAGATATTATCTTGATGCATGTTTTAATCAACAGTTAAAGCTGCAAAATTTAACTTTTTTGGCGCCCGACAAAATTCACTTAGAAATGTGGG
This genomic interval from Salvelinus alpinus chromosome 6, SLU_Salpinus.1, whole genome shotgun sequence contains the following:
- the mxd4 gene encoding max dimerization protein 4 isoform X1 encodes the protein MELNSLLILLEAAEYLERRDREAEHGYASVLPYNSDFSRKKTKASPISRKTQNNRSSHNELEKHRRAKLRLYLEQLKELVPLGPDSTRHTTLSLLKRAKMHIKKLEEADRKALNTKEQLQREHRYLKRRLEQLVMPGGVERTRTDSLGSTISTDSEQEVDIEGMESPLGEGELGEGDSVDESISDDGLLEEEEEEEEEEDYNLQSSSSDASYTQHSSHRLQPHHC
- the mxd4 gene encoding max dimerization protein 4 isoform X2, yielding MELNSLLILLEAAEYLERRDREAEHGYASVLPYNSDFSRKKTKASPISRKTQNNRRAKLRLYLEQLKELVPLGPDSTRHTTLSLLKRAKMHIKKLEEADRKALNTKEQLQREHRYLKRRLEQLVMPGGVERTRTDSLGSTISTDSEQEVDIEGMESPLGEGELGEGDSVDESISDDGLLEEEEEEEEEEDYNLQSSSSDASYTQHSSHRLQPHHC